The Endomicrobiales bacterium nucleotide sequence GAAGCAATATATGAATAATTGAACGGGTTAGATCTACCCAAAAATTTCCTATCTCAGATACACTTTGGTGAACAAATGCTCTAATAAAAGCAACCATCGCGGCAATACCAGTTGCAGCAGACAAGAAATTCTGCACTGTCATGCCAAGCATTTGCGTAAGATAACTCATAGTACTTTCGCCGCCATAGTTCTGCCAGTTAGTATTTGTTACGAATGATATAGCGGTATTTAACGCAAGATCCCACTTCAGCGGCCCAGATCCATTTGGATTGAAAGGCAATAAATGCTGAAATTCTAAAATAAGAAAAAGAGCGACAATTCCTATGGCATTGAAAATAATTAAATTCAACGCATAGGTTTTCCAATTCATTTCTTCAGCAGTGTTTACGCCGAACAATTTGTAAAGAGTTTTTTCTATCGGCATTAACAACGGCATTAAAAAGGTTTTATTGCCAGAAAACACATTAGCCATATATCTACCCAAAAACACAGAACATATTGTTAAAACCGATAAAAAAAGTATGAGCTGTAGTACCCATCCACTAAACATAATATGAAACCTCCATACAACAAAAAAAATTAAGCTATATAAATAAAAAACACCAGAGAACCTATTTCTTTGGTGTTCTCTCAAAAGTAGAGGCTTAATGCGCCTCTTAGACTTACGGGGTTAGCTGTCGGGCTCGGGTTTGAGATGTCCCCTAATCCCGCCATCAGCGAGATATTAGCCCCAAGACTTTTAAAATCAAAGTCAAATTTGGGTTCCCCATCTTTCCATCCCGCTTTAACGAGATTAAGACAAGTTCAGTATGTTGTTTGGATTCTACTGCTTTGTTTTATTTTTGTCAATAAAACTTACATGACCCCAGTATAAATAAACTTAAAATTACTTCTTTCTAATATAAATCTGACCGGCTATTGCGCTATCTATGGCAATTTGCGTTTGGCCTGCAATTATTACAAAAGATGGGCTTTTCTGATGAAGTTTAATGGTAGCACCCGGGACAACACCCAGCGAAAATATTTTATGAATGAACTTATGCTCACCTGTTACTATATAAGCCACAACTCCGCTTTGCCCAACAGCAAGTTTTGTTAGCGGCACAACTATTGCCTCTATCTCCCCTTCCGCTTTTTTACAACACTCACCCGAAGGAATTTTTGAACCGTGCGGGCAATACTGAGGATGCCCCAAAAGCGTACAAATGGCATCTGTAACATCATGAGATATAATATGCTCAAATTCACAAGCATTTTTATCTAAATCTTCTTTTCTAAGCTCGATAACATCGGCAAAAAGACGCTCCGCAAGCCGGTGCCTTCTTGTGATATCTCTGGCAATTTTTTCTCCACTTTGAGTTAATGCAAGGTCGTTTCCATTTTCAACTATCACATGCCCTTGTTCCAAAAGTTTATCCAAAATACCTTCAGTAACACCACTTTCAATTTTTTCTTTTATTTTTGAAAAGCTTTTATCCCCAACTTCTATTGACTTCCAAATAATTCCAAGGGCTTCTTCCACATCATAATCAAAACATACTTTCATAACTGTACCACCTTTTTTACAAAATTTTAAATAATTTTATTGCGAAGTTTAATGCTCCACCAAATAATATTGCGTAAGTAAACACAAATAGCATTATTGTTAAAGCTAACTTCCAGCCCTTTTCTCTAACGGTTACAAAAAATTGCGCTATACAAGGCAAAAACAGTGTTATTATAACCGCGCTAACAGCAATTTGCGCATGAGAAAGCAGACCATTTTTTGCCATTATAAAAAACCCTGCCGCACCATAATCTCTTCTTAAAAAACCCATAATAAAGTTACCGGTTGTTTCCGCAGGAAGGCCCAAAAACCCGACAATAACAGGGCTTGCAAGTTTTTGCAAAACCAAAAGCGCGCCAATTTTATCCAGAGTGAAAAGTATAACAGTACCTAAAATAAATAATGGAACTGCCTCTTTTAGATACCATAACATTCGCATATAAACTTTTATTAAAATGTTTGAAATCATCGGCATTCTAATGGGTGGCACTTCTAAAATAAATGGAGACGGCTTGCCAGGCACTAACTTGTTGGCAAGAAGCCCAACAAAAACAAGAGAAGAAAATACCGACATAAACCAGATTGCCGTAACTTTAAATGATAAGCCGCCCAAAAGCCCTAGCACCACACCAAGCTGCGCTGAACATGGAACACCAAGAGCCAAAAGCAAAATAACCAAAAA carries:
- a CDS encoding potassium-transporting ATPase subunit KdpA → MFSGWVLQLILFLSVLTICSVFLGRYMANVFSGNKTFLMPLLMPIEKTLYKLFGVNTAEEMNWKTYALNLIIFNAIGIVALFLILEFQHLLPFNPNGSGPLKWDLALNTAISFVTNTNWQNYGGESTMSYLTQMLGMTVQNFLSAATGIAAMVAFIRAFVHQSVSEIGNFWVDLTRSIIHILL
- a CDS encoding metal-dependent transcriptional regulator, producing the protein MKVCFDYDVEEALGIIWKSIEVGDKSFSKIKEKIESGVTEGILDKLLEQGHVIVENGNDLALTQSGEKIARDITRRHRLAERLFADVIELRKEDLDKNACEFEHIISHDVTDAICTLLGHPQYCPHGSKIPSGECCKKAEGEIEAIVVPLTKLAVGQSGVVAYIVTGEHKFIHKIFSLGVVPGATIKLHQKSPSFVIIAGQTQIAIDSAIAGQIYIRKK